Genomic window (Vigna unguiculata cultivar IT97K-499-35 chromosome 10, ASM411807v1, whole genome shotgun sequence):
CTCACGTACAATTGTGATcctttttaaataacaaataatacaGAACAATCTAATCAAACATTCCTCAATATAATACAAATTAGATTGAAAATAGATATTTATAGTTGAAACTGACATTGCAGAACACTCCCGACAGGGTACTCTTTAGACAAATAAGTGTAtgtcatttaaaatttttcctattTAGAAGACGAAAGAATATTTCACGGTGTTAGTCACATGACTCCATATGAAACATTTATGAAAACCCTTTCGTTTTATGATGCAAGCAGTTCACTTGCCTATAGAATCCCATTTCATGTGAGTGCATGGACCGCATTTAAAGAGAAAATGTCAGGCAACTCCATGGAATAGAAAGAAGGCTCTAAAAtgacattaatatattttcgtATGTAATCCGTAGATAATATCTAATTACATACGAATTTTGTTCATTACATACAGATTTTGTCCatagaaaaaatcaattttttttgtagtgatataaTATTCCTAATTTCTTATATTGCACAGCTAATTGACAGTGGGCAAGGTTCATTGCAAATTCACCAACTAATTCAGTTTCTGCAAGTAAAGTTAATGTAAGAATTTCTTATccttatatattatgtattatagtTTAATCATTATGTTTTATccttctattttattatatattccaAAGTAATTCCATATTTGTAATAATGTTTAAGTTTCTATCTACCAGTACAACTAGTTAACCATTTTGGTCTTAATATTTACTAATAATAACACTAGTAATAATAGTTCTGTAAGTTTCTGCCtctcactttttctttcttcacacaaaaattatatgtacatatggtttttcaacaaatttctaCTTTAGATAGAAAGGAGAATTCATTATTCtcatttattatattcattattgttATCCTAAAATAATGTATGAATTATTTTGGCTTGAACAGACCCTATTTCCAATGGATAAATCTTGGATAGACATGCCAAGAAACATACCTCAATATATGGATGgcttaaacaaatttttggaCTTTGCATTTGCTAATAGTGGTGTAAGGGGGAAAATAGTATGTCCATGTCAAAAATGCAACTTTAACAAATGGCAGGATCGTGAATTAGTGTATGAGCACTTGATTCTTAAACCTTTTCCAAAAGGATATACAATGTGGCTTCTACATGGGGAGAGAAGAGGAGTAAATGTGACTGATGAAACACGTGTAATGTCGCAAGatgataatgaaataaattcgATGTTTGTCATGGTTAATGATGCATTTGGGTATCATCAATATAGCAATGACATGGTGGACGATAAGGAAATGGGTCCAGAGTCAAGCCATGCCGGGAATGATGATATTGGAGATTTTGTTGATTTAATGAAAGATGGTCAAGAGAGTTTATATGAAGGGTGTGATAAATATTCTAAACTTTCATTCTTGATCAAGTTGTATCACATCAAATGTCTTTGCAAAATAAGTGACAAGGGAATGTCCATGATACTAGAGTTGTTGGCAGATGTCTTTGGACATGCTAAAATTCCACACTCATTCTATGAAGCAAAGAAAATCATTAACAAGCTTGGTCTTCATTACACCAAAATCGATGCTTGTCCGAATGATTGCATGTTGTACTTTGGAGAAGACGCAAATCGGGACTTTTGTAAGAAATGTAAAACGTCTAGATGGAAGGCAAAAAGAAAAGGTACAATTGGTGCTAcaagtaataaaagaaaaaagattcatGCAAAGGTGTTGAGGTATTTTCCTTTGAAGCCACGCTTACAGAGGATGTTTATGTCTTCCAAAATAGCTGAGCATATGCGATGGCATTCATCGGGAAGTACAAATGAAGTCATCTTAAGGCATCCAAGAGATTCTAAAGCATGGAAGACATTTGACTTTAAGCATCCTCAATTTGCCTCAGACCCTCGAAATGTGAGACTTGGTTTGGCTATGGATGGGTTTAATCCATATGGTAATCTAAGCACTAGCCACAGTATTTGGCCAGTTGTACTTATACCGTACAACCTTCCGCCTTGGATGTGTATGGAACAAAGTTCATTCATTCTCTCCATGATCATTCCTGGAAAGCGAGCTCCaggaaatgatattgatgtATATTTACAACCACTAATAGAAGAGTTGAAAGAGTTATGGAACACTGGTATCAAAACTTTTGATTCATATGGAAGTGAAGTGTTTGATATGCATGCAGCTATATTGTGGACCATTAGTGATTTTCCGGGTCTTGGAACCTTATCTGGATGGAACACACATACTGGGTTGGCATGTCCTAGATGTAATTTTGACACAACTCCTAAGAAACTTATTAAAGGTGGGAAATTTTGTTTCATGAGTCATCGTCGTTGGTTAGATGGAAGACATAGATTTAGACTGGCTCGAATGAGATTTGATGGAACTATAGAAAATAGAAATCCACCTTTGGCGATCTCAGGATATGATGTGTTACAACAAGTTCAGAATCTTAATGTTGAATTTGGGAAAGAACCATTACTTGAAGAACGGGCCAAAAGACAACGGGGAGTTAATCATGCTAAGTTAGACACTCAACaatggcaaaaaaaaaagtatattttttgaacttcctTATTGGGTAGACAACTTATTGCATCACAATTTGGATGTCATgcacattgaaaaaaatgtatgtgataaTGTTGTGTATACATTGTTGAATGATAGTTCAAATAAATGTAAAGACAATCTAAAAGCACGAAAAGATTTACAACTCTGGGGTATTAGACCTGATCTTTGGCCTGATGAGAATGGTAGATATCTCCCTGCTATATATACATTGACAAATGCAAATAAAGATATCTTTCTCAAAACTTTG
Coding sequences:
- the LOC114165497 gene encoding uncharacterized protein LOC114165497; its protein translation is MWLLHGERRGVNVTDETRVMSQDDNEINSMFVMVNDAFGYHQYSNDMVDDKEMGPESSHAGNDDIGDFVDLMKDGQESLYEGCDKYSKLSFLIKLYHIKCLCKISDKGMSMILELLADVFGHAKIPHSFYEAKKIINKLGLHYTKIDACPNDCMLYFGEDANRDFCKKCKTSRWKAKRKGTIGATSNKRKKIHAKVLRYFPLKPRLQRMFMSSKIAEHMRWHSSGSTNEVILRHPRDSKAWKTFDFKHPQFASDPRNVRLGLAMDGFNPYGNLSTSHSIWPVVLIPYNLPPWMCMEQSSFILSMIIPGKRAPGNDIDVYLQPLIEELKELWNTGIKTFDSYGSEVFDMHAAILWTISDFPGLGTLSGWNTHTGLACPRCNFDTTPKKLIKGGKFCFMSHRRWLDGRHRFRLARMRFDGTIENRNPPLAISGYDVLQQVQNLNVEFGKEPLLEERAKRQRGVNHAKLDTQQWQKKNSNKCKDNLKARKDLQLWGIRPDLWPDENGRYLPAIYTLTNANKDIFLKTLKNITVPDGYSSNISRCIDVKQRKLGGLKSHDSHVLMEQLLPLEIRKTLPNEVCSILIDLCLFFRQLCNKVLKMDELDQLQGRIVLTLCHMEMLFPPSFFTVMVHLIVHLVEDAKLGGPVQYRWMYPIERYLGKLKSYVRNKAQAEGSIAEGYMAEESLTFCSRYLDGIETVFNRLHRVDDEPNNVSCNVSTLFPPIGKLVGSFTYFTLSTKEKLQAHRHVLTNCPIVDPFIQEFRGIIRTQLRSRTRSSSVIDKRVHKEFVEWFSRRIRNESFDIHSDDLKFLAMGPIDCAKRYSAYNVNGFKFRILERDLWLKTQNSGVFGTFGTRSYASSSDNQMQFGGVPYYGGLVDIIEINYHGRFSIVLFKCNWANTTTSRGIMSDEYGFTLVSFARLIHTGDNDDDEPYIKASEAQMVYYVDNELDKNWCIPVHVKPRDLYNMGGDDVDNFHECEPFEQQNLEILFSNEDGNIQLARFFFLFSIVESFY